One stretch of Hydrogenovibrio kuenenii DSM 12350 DNA includes these proteins:
- the purL gene encoding phosphoribosylformylglycinamidine synthase — MQIIWGNPAHSQYRLEKLLAKLRQKQTVESIRSQYVYFVETNEGVDLSETDIRSLNVLLNETEQMVSGALDDSSFIVVPRLGTISPWSSKATDITHTCGIESVQRIERGIVYFVEGVVGVNQQEIAAEIYDRMMEQVFYSFDGLSGLFSHQSPKPYNTVDVLGGGREALIAANSAMGLALSVDEIDYLVDAFTSLNRNPVDAELMMFAQANSEHCRHKIFNADWTIDGQNKPNSLFGMIRNTYQKNPQGVLSAYSDNAAVVEGSKASRFYPDPSTRRYKYNEENVHFQIKVETHNHPTAISPWPGAATGSGGEIRDEGATGRGSKPKAGLTGFTVSNLNIPGYKQPWEREYGKPSRIVSAFDIMVEGPLGAAGFNNEFGRPAINGYFRTYENAMITHDGEEIRGYHKPIMLAGGLGNIREQHIQKNDIPVGAKLVVLGGPAMLIGLGGGAASSVDSGKGSETLDFASVQRENPEMERRAQEVIDRCTYLGDDSPVASIHDVGAGGLSNAFPELVNDAGRGGSFNLRNVPNDEPGMSPMEIWCNESQERYVIAIYPDKLEEFEAICRRERCLYAVVGEATKEQKLVVNDTVFDNNPVDMPLNVLLGKPPKMHRAVETRLIPQPGFEPAVLNMDDVAERLLKLPTIASKNFLITIGDRSITGMVTRDQMVGPWQVPVANAGITCSDYLGYTGEAMASGERPPVALINPKASARLSIAEAITNIACAKISDISEIKISANWMAAAGHPGEDSALYDAVETVGLELCPELGIAVPVGKDSMSMKTVWQDDDGEQKSVTSPVSLNITTFARVEDVRKTVTPQLRTDLGDTRILAIDLGKGQNRLGGSCLAQVYNQIGDEAADLDSAQDLKNFFVAIQALMADDKLLAYHDRADGGFLITALEMAFAGHCGLALDVSPLGSESVSALCAEEVGALIQVKASDLEVVNAVLSQYGLAEMTFDIGSTTSDDRVSIQAHGKTVLQGERKQYQSWWSETSYKMQAYRDNEECAKQEFDAIVNDDKTEIKPFVSFDQNEDITIGFSRENRPKVAILREQGVNGQQEMAAAFEKAGFDAVDVHMTDVLSGEVSFRDYKGLVACGGFSYGDVLGAGRGWANSILFNPVARNEFESFFNREDTFTLGVCNGCQMLSNLKEIIPGAEGWPKFVRNQSEQFEARFSLVEIQSSPSILLQGMEGSRIPVAVAHGEGRMDFGEGSSASVDGLVGVRYINADGEPTETYPFNPNGTEAGMTGLTTKDGRVTIMMPHPERVFRTVQNSWHPDDWQEDAPWMRLFRNARKWVG, encoded by the coding sequence ATGCAAATTATTTGGGGAAATCCTGCACATTCTCAATATCGTTTAGAAAAACTATTGGCGAAACTTCGTCAAAAACAGACTGTCGAATCAATTCGTTCACAGTATGTTTACTTTGTTGAAACCAATGAGGGTGTAGATCTTTCTGAAACGGATATTCGTAGTTTAAATGTGTTGTTAAATGAAACAGAACAGATGGTTTCAGGTGCGCTAGATGATTCATCATTTATCGTTGTACCACGATTGGGAACGATTTCTCCTTGGTCGTCTAAAGCAACGGATATTACCCACACTTGCGGAATTGAGTCGGTTCAGAGAATTGAACGAGGGATTGTCTATTTTGTTGAGGGTGTCGTTGGCGTTAATCAGCAAGAGATTGCTGCAGAAATTTATGATCGTATGATGGAGCAGGTTTTCTATAGCTTTGATGGTTTGTCAGGGTTGTTCTCTCATCAGTCCCCAAAACCTTACAACACGGTTGATGTTTTAGGTGGTGGTAGAGAGGCTTTGATTGCGGCTAATAGCGCAATGGGGTTGGCATTGTCAGTTGATGAAATTGATTACCTAGTAGATGCATTCACGAGTTTGAATCGAAATCCCGTTGATGCTGAGTTAATGATGTTCGCACAAGCCAACTCTGAACACTGTCGCCACAAAATCTTTAATGCGGATTGGACGATTGACGGTCAAAATAAGCCTAATTCGTTGTTTGGGATGATTCGTAACACTTATCAAAAAAATCCTCAGGGCGTGTTATCGGCCTACAGTGATAACGCTGCGGTTGTTGAAGGTTCTAAAGCATCGCGTTTTTACCCTGATCCATCAACAAGACGTTACAAATATAATGAAGAAAATGTTCATTTCCAGATAAAAGTAGAGACACACAACCATCCTACGGCAATTTCACCGTGGCCTGGAGCGGCCACTGGTTCCGGTGGGGAGATTCGTGATGAAGGGGCAACGGGGCGTGGGTCCAAGCCTAAAGCAGGATTAACAGGTTTTACCGTTTCGAACTTGAATATTCCTGGCTACAAACAGCCTTGGGAAAGAGAGTATGGCAAGCCTTCTCGCATTGTGTCTGCGTTTGATATTATGGTCGAAGGACCATTGGGTGCAGCAGGCTTTAATAACGAGTTTGGTCGACCTGCAATCAATGGTTATTTTCGTACTTATGAAAATGCCATGATTACCCATGATGGTGAAGAAATTCGTGGTTACCACAAGCCAATTATGTTGGCAGGTGGTTTGGGTAATATCCGTGAGCAGCATATCCAGAAAAACGATATTCCTGTAGGTGCGAAATTAGTTGTGCTAGGCGGTCCTGCCATGTTGATTGGTTTAGGTGGCGGTGCAGCTTCCTCTGTGGATAGTGGGAAAGGCTCCGAAACACTTGATTTTGCTTCTGTGCAACGTGAAAACCCAGAAATGGAAAGACGCGCACAAGAAGTAATTGATCGTTGTACCTATTTAGGTGATGACTCTCCTGTTGCTTCAATTCATGATGTGGGGGCTGGCGGTTTGTCCAATGCTTTTCCTGAACTGGTGAATGATGCTGGTCGAGGTGGAAGCTTTAATTTAAGAAATGTACCAAATGACGAGCCGGGTATGTCGCCAATGGAGATTTGGTGTAACGAATCTCAAGAACGTTATGTTATCGCCATTTACCCTGATAAATTAGAGGAATTTGAAGCGATTTGTCGTCGTGAACGCTGTCTTTATGCTGTGGTTGGTGAGGCGACTAAAGAACAGAAGTTGGTTGTGAATGATACGGTGTTTGATAACAACCCTGTTGATATGCCGTTAAATGTTTTACTAGGTAAGCCACCTAAAATGCATCGTGCGGTAGAAACACGTCTTATTCCTCAACCAGGTTTTGAACCTGCAGTATTGAATATGGATGATGTTGCTGAGAGATTATTAAAATTACCGACAATTGCCAGCAAAAACTTTTTGATTACTATCGGAGATAGAAGTATCACCGGTATGGTGACAAGAGATCAAATGGTTGGCCCATGGCAAGTACCTGTAGCAAATGCGGGTATTACTTGTTCTGATTATCTTGGTTATACCGGTGAAGCGATGGCTTCAGGTGAAAGACCGCCTGTTGCATTAATTAATCCAAAAGCATCAGCGCGTTTGTCAATCGCCGAAGCAATTACTAATATTGCTTGTGCAAAAATTTCCGATATTAGTGAGATTAAAATTTCTGCAAACTGGATGGCAGCAGCAGGGCATCCAGGTGAAGATTCTGCTTTATATGATGCCGTTGAAACGGTCGGTTTGGAATTGTGTCCTGAGTTAGGTATTGCTGTGCCAGTTGGTAAAGACTCTATGTCGATGAAAACAGTTTGGCAAGATGATGATGGTGAGCAAAAGTCAGTGACGTCTCCAGTATCATTGAATATCACTACTTTTGCACGTGTTGAGGATGTTCGCAAAACGGTTACACCTCAATTGAGAACAGACTTGGGCGATACTCGCATTCTTGCTATTGATTTAGGGAAAGGCCAAAACCGTTTAGGTGGAAGTTGCTTAGCTCAGGTTTATAACCAAATTGGTGATGAAGCAGCGGACTTGGATTCTGCGCAAGATTTGAAGAACTTCTTTGTCGCTATTCAGGCATTGATGGCGGATGATAAGTTATTGGCTTATCACGATCGTGCTGATGGTGGGTTCTTAATCACTGCGTTAGAAATGGCGTTTGCGGGTCATTGTGGTTTGGCTTTGGATGTCAGTCCTTTAGGTTCTGAGTCAGTGTCTGCACTTTGTGCTGAAGAAGTGGGTGCGTTGATTCAAGTTAAAGCTTCGGATTTAGAGGTGGTTAACGCAGTATTGTCTCAATATGGTTTGGCTGAAATGACGTTTGATATCGGCTCTACCACTTCGGATGATCGCGTTTCGATTCAAGCGCATGGAAAAACAGTGCTTCAAGGTGAGCGTAAGCAGTATCAATCTTGGTGGTCGGAAACTAGCTATAAGATGCAAGCTTACCGTGATAATGAAGAGTGTGCAAAACAAGAATTTGATGCGATTGTTAATGATGATAAGACTGAGATTAAGCCTTTCGTCAGCTTTGATCAAAATGAAGATATTACAATAGGCTTCAGTCGTGAAAATCGACCAAAAGTAGCTATTCTCAGAGAGCAAGGTGTTAATGGGCAGCAAGAAATGGCCGCAGCTTTTGAAAAAGCAGGTTTTGATGCTGTTGATGTTCATATGACAGATGTGTTGTCTGGAGAAGTGAGCTTTAGAGACTATAAAGGTCTTGTTGCTTGTGGTGGTTTCTCATATGGTGATGTGCTTGGTGCAGGTAGAGGTTGGGCAAATTCAATTTTGTTTAACCCTGTAGCAAGAAATGAATTTGAGAGCTTTTTTAACCGAGAAGATACTTTTACATTAGGTGTTTGCAACGGTTGTCAAATGCTGTCGAATTTGAAAGAAATTATTCCTGGTGCAGAAGGTTGGCCGAAATTTGTTCGAAATCAGTCAGAGCAGTTTGAAGCACGTT